In the genome of Chryseobacterium arthrosphaerae, one region contains:
- a CDS encoding T9SS type A sorting domain-containing protein: MKLKIYSAFFLLTSALFFSQNVSFTDANFKNALLPYHDANGDGEISNTEAKNATLIMIDTNYGITNIDGIEAFTNLNMLFIRNNPLSSPVNLSQSPQLTNLVLYGAAIPSINLTGLTQLKKITVTLSQGAAIDLTNKPLLEELFIAGEFGIGGVSTLDVTQNPVLKTLWLNDSSPNTINVTQNPLLETLVIQQNPNSPNSLTSLNVTQNPMLKILTLGGNKNLPSIDVSMNPVLSMLNIGATAITSLNLSNNPLLKYLAIDHCDFSGGIDLSNLTLLEELNANDSSLTHLDFTNNANLHTLSFSNNYITSLNLAPLVKLKNFHSANNLFTAIDLSNNHNLTYADFMSNQQVQYINMKNGNNHNMTWLTNMDYQFMPQLRGFCVDDVNSPYGIKVKQTLNNTVLVTSDCSLLSTRENPLQSNRFTLFPNPADDKVFIESPEDLLEYSVFSVSGQKIQSGVFRKGEQSIDLKNLIKGTYIIQIRTDRQTFTEKIIKR, encoded by the coding sequence ATGAAATTAAAAATCTACTCTGCATTTTTCCTGCTGACATCAGCTCTGTTTTTTTCACAAAATGTGAGTTTCACGGATGCCAATTTTAAAAATGCCTTACTTCCCTACCACGATGCCAACGGGGATGGAGAAATCTCCAATACGGAGGCTAAGAACGCTACGCTGATCATGATCGACACCAATTACGGTATCACTAATATTGACGGAATAGAGGCATTTACCAATCTGAATATGCTCTTTATAAGGAACAACCCTCTTTCCTCGCCGGTGAACCTCAGTCAGAGTCCCCAACTAACCAACCTTGTGCTTTACGGTGCAGCCATACCATCAATCAACCTTACAGGCTTAACACAGTTAAAAAAGATAACAGTAACGTTATCCCAGGGTGCTGCAATAGACCTCACCAATAAACCTCTGCTCGAAGAACTGTTTATAGCCGGTGAATTTGGTATTGGAGGGGTCAGCACTTTGGATGTGACGCAAAATCCTGTATTAAAAACATTATGGCTTAATGACAGCAGCCCCAATACCATTAATGTGACCCAGAATCCTTTATTGGAAACCCTGGTTATCCAGCAAAATCCCAATTCACCCAACAGCTTAACTTCTTTGAATGTTACCCAAAATCCAATGCTTAAAATACTGACTTTAGGTGGAAACAAAAACCTTCCTTCCATAGATGTAAGCATGAATCCGGTATTAAGTATGCTGAATATCGGGGCCACCGCAATAACTTCCCTGAACCTCAGCAACAATCCTTTATTAAAATATCTGGCCATAGATCACTGCGATTTTTCAGGTGGCATAGATCTGTCCAATCTCACACTTTTAGAAGAGCTGAATGCCAACGATTCTTCATTAACGCATTTAGATTTTACGAATAATGCCAATTTACATACTTTAAGTTTCAGCAATAACTATATTACCAGTTTAAACCTCGCTCCTCTGGTGAAACTGAAAAACTTTCACAGTGCCAATAATCTCTTTACCGCTATAGACCTAAGCAATAATCATAATCTTACCTATGCGGATTTTATGTCTAATCAGCAGGTACAGTACATTAACATGAAAAATGGTAATAATCATAATATGACGTGGCTTACGAACATGGACTATCAGTTCATGCCTCAATTAAGAGGTTTCTGCGTGGATGATGTAAATTCACCTTACGGTATCAAGGTAAAACAGACGCTTAATAATACAGTATTAGTTACTTCTGACTGTTCCCTGCTTTCGACCCGGGAAAATCCATTGCAGAGCAACCGTTTTACATTATTCCCCAACCCGGCAGATGATAAAGTATTTATAGAGAGTCCGGAAGACCTGCTGGAGTATTCTGTTTTTTCAGTTTCGGGCCAGAAGATACAATCAGGCGTTTTCAGGAAAGGAGAACAATCTATAGATCTAAAGAATCTGATTAAAGGAACGTATATTATTCAGATCAGGACAGACCGTCAGACGTTTACTGAGAAGATCATTAAGAGATAA
- the bglX gene encoding beta-glucosidase BglX → MKKLIVLATLALSPVFSAQEMVDKPVQAYQTAQYQAKKKAFVDNLLSKMTLDEKIGQLNLPTSGDFTTGQAQSSDIGKKVEQGLVGGLFNIKGADKIKAVQKVAIEKSRLKIPLIFGMDVIHGYETTFPIPLGLAASWDMNLVQQSARVAAREAASDGINWTFSPMVDISREPRWGRVSEGSGEDPYLGSEISKNMVYGYQGKDLANGTNILACVKHFALYGAGEAGRDYNTVDMSHVRMFNEYFPPYKAAVDAGVASVMASFNEVDGVPATGSRWLQTEVLRNQWKFKGFVVTDYTGINEMVEHGMGDLQQVSALALKAGVDMDMVGEGFLTTLKKSLSEGKVTQAEIDAAAKRILEAKYDLGLFDNPYKHGDAKLAAKEVYNMENRNIARNVAAQSMVLLKNENQVLPLKKSGTVAVIGPLVNNSLNMAGTWSVATKHAVSVNLMQGLQANYGKEVKFLSAKGANIDYDARLEDIYAAHGKKTDRDNRSKEQLLKEAVDVANKADVIVLAIGESAEMSGESSSRTEITIPQSQVDLLNELKKTGKPIAMVLFTGRPLALTNVKDTPDAILNAWFAGSEAGNAIADVLFGKVNPSGKLPMTFPRSLGQVPIYYNAKNTGRPLSQDKVDKCTYERFRSNYMDECNTPLYSFGYGLSYTKFNYSDITVSNANPKGNQTVQASVTVTNSGNYDGAEVVQLYIRDMVGSITRPVKELKGFQKVFLKKGESRKVTFDITPENLKFYNGDLKYDWEAGEFDIMIGTNSQDVKHSKINWTK, encoded by the coding sequence ATGAAAAAGTTAATTGTACTTGCAACCTTAGCACTTTCACCTGTGTTTTCCGCTCAGGAAATGGTGGATAAGCCGGTTCAGGCCTATCAGACCGCTCAGTATCAGGCTAAAAAGAAAGCCTTTGTAGACAATCTTTTATCTAAAATGACTTTGGATGAGAAGATTGGCCAGCTGAACCTGCCGACTTCAGGAGATTTTACCACAGGCCAGGCCCAGAGTTCAGATATCGGAAAAAAAGTGGAACAGGGACTCGTAGGAGGACTGTTCAATATAAAAGGAGCAGATAAAATAAAGGCCGTTCAGAAAGTGGCTATTGAAAAAAGCCGTCTTAAGATCCCTTTGATCTTTGGTATGGATGTGATTCATGGCTATGAAACCACCTTCCCGATTCCTTTAGGACTTGCCGCGTCATGGGATATGAACCTTGTACAGCAGTCTGCGAGGGTAGCAGCAAGAGAAGCCGCATCTGACGGTATCAACTGGACATTTTCGCCAATGGTGGATATTTCCCGTGAACCGAGATGGGGAAGAGTTTCTGAAGGTTCCGGAGAAGACCCTTACCTGGGAAGCGAAATCTCCAAGAACATGGTATACGGCTACCAGGGCAAAGATCTGGCAAACGGTACCAATATACTGGCTTGTGTAAAGCACTTTGCACTGTATGGAGCCGGAGAGGCTGGCCGTGATTATAATACAGTTGATATGAGCCATGTGAGAATGTTCAACGAATATTTTCCACCCTATAAAGCCGCTGTAGATGCAGGGGTAGCTTCTGTAATGGCTTCTTTCAATGAAGTAGATGGAGTTCCGGCAACAGGTAGCAGATGGCTGCAGACTGAAGTACTGAGGAACCAATGGAAATTCAAAGGTTTTGTAGTGACTGATTATACCGGGATCAACGAAATGGTGGAACATGGAATGGGGGATCTGCAGCAGGTTTCTGCCTTGGCGTTGAAAGCCGGAGTGGATATGGATATGGTAGGAGAGGGATTTTTAACAACCCTTAAAAAATCTCTTTCTGAAGGTAAGGTGACCCAGGCTGAAATTGATGCAGCAGCGAAAAGAATTCTTGAAGCAAAATATGATCTGGGATTATTTGACAATCCTTACAAGCATGGAGACGCAAAGCTGGCTGCAAAAGAAGTTTACAACATGGAAAACCGTAACATTGCGAGAAATGTTGCAGCCCAGTCTATGGTTTTACTGAAAAATGAAAATCAGGTACTCCCTTTGAAAAAGTCAGGAACAGTCGCTGTGATAGGCCCATTGGTCAACAACTCTTTGAATATGGCCGGAACCTGGAGTGTCGCTACCAAACATGCAGTCTCAGTCAATTTAATGCAGGGGTTACAGGCAAACTACGGTAAAGAAGTGAAATTCCTTTCTGCTAAAGGGGCAAACATTGATTACGATGCCAGGCTGGAAGATATCTATGCTGCTCACGGAAAGAAAACAGACCGTGATAACCGCTCAAAAGAACAACTATTAAAAGAAGCGGTTGATGTAGCCAATAAAGCAGATGTAATTGTTCTGGCTATCGGGGAATCTGCAGAGATGAGCGGAGAATCCTCTTCCAGAACAGAAATTACAATTCCTCAGTCTCAGGTAGACTTATTAAACGAGCTGAAGAAAACCGGAAAACCTATTGCGATGGTCCTTTTCACGGGACGTCCATTGGCTCTTACCAATGTAAAAGATACTCCGGATGCAATTTTGAATGCCTGGTTTGCAGGATCTGAAGCAGGAAATGCAATTGCTGATGTACTGTTCGGAAAAGTAAACCCTTCAGGAAAACTGCCGATGACCTTCCCGAGAAGCCTGGGGCAGGTTCCTATCTATTATAATGCTAAAAATACAGGCCGTCCGCTGAGCCAGGATAAAGTAGATAAATGTACCTACGAAAGATTCCGTTCCAATTATATGGATGAATGTAATACGCCGTTATATTCTTTCGGGTACGGATTAAGCTATACGAAATTTAATTATTCTGATATTACGGTTTCCAATGCCAATCCGAAAGGAAATCAAACCGTTCAGGCATCTGTTACCGTAACCAACAGCGGAAACTATGATGGCGCCGAGGTGGTTCAGCTATACATCAGAGATATGGTGGGAAGTATTACAAGACCGGTAAAAGAGCTGAAAGGTTTCCAGAAGGTATTTTTGAAAAAAGGAGAATCAAGAAAAGTAACCTTTGATATTACCCCTGAAAATCTGAAATTCTATAACGGAGATCTGAAATATGATTGGGAAGCGGGAGAATTCGATATCATGATTGGTACGAACTCTCAGGATGTAAAACATTCAAAAATCAACTGGACAAAATAA
- a CDS encoding bacteriocin-like protein — protein sequence MKNLRKLSKKELKTVQGGIPMCLSGYFWCSFVRKCIPVGSPCGLID from the coding sequence ATGAAAAACTTAAGAAAACTTTCAAAAAAAGAATTGAAAACAGTTCAGGGAGGTATCCCGATGTGCCTTTCAGGGTACTTCTGGTGTTCGTTTGTAAGAAAATGTATTCCTGTAGGATCACCTTGCGGACTTATTGATTAA
- the purB gene encoding adenylosuccinate lyase codes for MNSYKNPLEERYSSEEMLFNFSHNNKFRTWRKLWIALAEIEKDLGLEITDEQIAELKANAENIDFDKAAEYEKKFRHDVMAHVHTYGDVAPSAKGIIHLGATSAFVGDNTDLIQIRDGLLILKKKLVNVMKNLADFAIQYKDLPTLGFTHFQPAQLTTVGKRATLWLQSLVLDIEELDFFLETLRFRGVKGTTGTAASFLELFNGDYSKVKHLDKELSKRFGFEKVFGVSGQTYDRKIDAKVVALLGNIAQSAHKFTNDLRLLQNLKEIEEPFEKNQIGSSAMAYKRNPMRSERIGALAKYVMSLTTSSAMVASTQWFERTLDDSANKRLTIPQAFLAVDAILLIWNNIMNGIVVYPNRINKHIEEELPFMATEYIIMEEVKAGGDRQEIHEVIRVHSMEASKKVKEEGKENDLIERILNDDSLKLDKSKLKEVLDPKNFIGFAPIQTEEFVKNEVQPIIDQNKDLIGLEADLKV; via the coding sequence ATGAATTCCTACAAAAATCCATTGGAAGAGCGCTATTCCAGTGAAGAAATGTTGTTTAATTTCTCACACAATAACAAATTCCGTACCTGGAGAAAGCTTTGGATCGCTTTAGCTGAGATCGAAAAAGATTTAGGTCTTGAGATTACAGACGAGCAGATTGCTGAATTAAAAGCTAATGCTGAAAATATCGATTTTGATAAAGCAGCAGAATACGAAAAGAAATTCCGTCATGATGTAATGGCTCACGTTCACACCTATGGTGATGTGGCGCCTTCAGCAAAAGGAATTATTCACTTGGGAGCTACTTCAGCTTTTGTAGGAGATAATACAGACTTGATTCAGATCCGTGACGGACTTTTAATCCTGAAGAAAAAGTTGGTGAATGTAATGAAAAACTTAGCAGACTTTGCGATTCAGTACAAAGACCTTCCTACCTTAGGATTTACACACTTTCAGCCTGCACAGCTGACAACTGTAGGAAAAAGAGCAACGCTTTGGTTACAGAGTCTGGTTCTTGATATTGAAGAATTGGACTTCTTCCTTGAAACCCTTCGTTTCAGAGGAGTAAAAGGTACTACAGGAACCGCTGCAAGTTTCCTTGAACTGTTCAATGGAGATTATTCCAAAGTAAAACACTTAGACAAAGAACTTTCCAAAAGATTCGGTTTCGAAAAAGTGTTCGGAGTTTCAGGCCAGACTTATGATAGAAAGATTGATGCTAAAGTAGTGGCTTTATTAGGAAATATCGCTCAGTCTGCCCATAAATTCACCAACGATTTACGTTTACTTCAGAACCTTAAGGAAATTGAAGAGCCGTTCGAGAAAAACCAGATCGGTTCATCAGCAATGGCTTATAAGCGTAATCCAATGAGAAGTGAAAGAATCGGTGCATTGGCAAAATATGTAATGTCTTTGACGACAAGTTCTGCAATGGTTGCTTCTACACAATGGTTTGAAAGAACATTGGATGACTCTGCCAACAAGAGACTGACAATTCCTCAGGCGTTCCTTGCTGTAGATGCCATCTTATTGATCTGGAACAACATCATGAACGGAATTGTAGTATATCCGAACAGAATCAATAAGCATATTGAAGAAGAGCTTCCTTTCATGGCAACAGAATATATCATCATGGAAGAAGTGAAAGCCGGTGGTGACCGTCAGGAAATTCACGAAGTGATCAGAGTTCATTCTATGGAAGCTTCCAAAAAAGTGAAGGAAGAAGGAAAAGAAAATGACCTGATCGAAAGAATCTTAAACGATGATTCTTTAAAACTGGATAAATCAAAATTAAAAGAAGTTTTAGATCCGAAGAACTTTATCGGGTTTGCGCCGATTCAGACAGAAG